ATACCTGCACGCGACCCTTAAAAGCAGGATTTTTGGCTTCGTCGACGATCTGGAATTGAGACTCGACCCGCAAACCGATGTTATCCACATCCGTTCGGCATCCCGGAGCGGCCACTATGACCTGGGTGTCAACCGCCGCCGGGTCGAACGTTTGCGAAAGCAACTAAGGGCTGCGGCACTTATCCGATAACCAGACAACCCACTAGAATAAGTAGATATCCGGACCCGTAGGACCTGCACGGGTG
This genomic interval from Deltaproteobacteria bacterium contains the following:
- a CDS encoding DUF1499 domain-containing protein, with the protein product MKAHDSLAPCPDRPNCVSSEASAPGQAVAPMQLAGRSDTEWADIQVLIGRLPRSEIVTATDRYLHATLKSRIFGFVDDLELRLDPQTDVIHIRSASRSGHYDLGVNRRRVERLRKQLRAAALIR